The following coding sequences lie in one Cannabis sativa cultivar Pink pepper isolate KNU-18-1 chromosome 5, ASM2916894v1, whole genome shotgun sequence genomic window:
- the LOC115717010 gene encoding uncharacterized protein LOC115717010: MTTCIHSFCKAPTFIFPPTSLGSSSFFSKPHQAKPLGKNKDSHILGQRGLLCKKIKRGTPCGALLPVDPWAPTIDSQSIASQLFAASLFPYIGFLYFLTKSKSAPKLTLFGFYFLLTFVGATIPAGIYAKVHYGTSLSNVDWLHGGAESLLTLTNIFIVIGLREALRKAKDTQEDTPSTVSRLKEEKKTQL; the protein is encoded by the exons ATGACTACTTGTATTCATTCATTTTGTAAAGCTCCCACCTTTATTTTTCCTCCTACTTCTTTGGGCTCATCCTCATTTTTCTCAAAACCCCACCAAGCAAAACCATTGGGGAAGAACAAGGATTCCCATATTCTGGGACAAAGAGGACTGTTgtgtaagaaaataaaaagaggGACTCCCTGTGGAGCACTTCTTCCAGTTGATCCATGGGCACCCACCATTGATTCCCAGAGCATAGCTTCACAGTTGTTTGCAGCTTCTCTATTCCCTTACATTGgttttctctattttctcacCAAATCTAAGTCTGCCCCAAAGCTCACTTTGTTTGGATTCTACTTCTTGCTCACCTTTGTTGGGGCTACTA TTCCTGCTGGAATTTATG CAAAAGTACACTATGGAACTTCTTTGTCTAATGTGGACTGGTTACATGGTGGAGCTGAATCTCTTCTAACTCTGACCAATATATTCATTGTGATTGGATTAAGAGAAGCTCTGAGGAAAGCTAAAGATACACAAGAAGATACACCAAGTACTGTGTCAAGGTTAAAGGAGGAGAAGAAAACTCAACTTTAA